From the Amycolatopsis thermoflava N1165 genome, one window contains:
- a CDS encoding cation acetate symporter — protein MNHVLAAGGATAASNPVVNIAVFALFVAITLFVVYRVSSRNSSRSDYYAAGSAFTGRQNGIALSGDFLSAASFLGIAGAIAVHGYDGFLYSIGFLVAWLVDLLLIAELLRNTGRFTMGDVLSFRMKQRPVRAAAATSTLVISLFYMLAQMAGAGGLIALLLNIHGGLGQALIIAVVGIVMVLYVLVGGMKGTTYVQIIKASILILSAVLMTVFLFGKFGFSLSNLLSQAAYHSPMGGKLLEPGGQYGANGTTKLDFVSLAVALILGAAALPHVLMRFYTVPNSHEARRSVVWATACMFVFYLCTLVIGFGAAALVGTDQIKAAPGGENSAAPLLALHIGGTLLLGIIAAVAFATILAVVAGLTLTASASFAHDVYANIFKRGHADPVDEVRVARFTAIGIGVLAIIGGILANGQNIAFLVALAFAVAASANLSTLLYSLFWKRFNTTGTLWAIYGGLGACLVLVIFSPVVSGSPDSIIKGVDFHWFPLKNPGLVSIPFSFLCGFLGTILSKDKADPRKHAEMEVRSLTGIGS, from the coding sequence ATGAACCACGTTCTCGCCGCAGGCGGTGCGACCGCGGCCAGCAACCCGGTCGTGAACATCGCCGTCTTCGCGCTCTTCGTCGCCATCACGCTGTTCGTCGTGTACCGCGTGAGCAGCCGGAACTCCTCGCGCTCCGACTACTACGCCGCGGGCAGCGCGTTCACCGGGCGGCAGAACGGCATCGCGCTGTCCGGTGACTTCCTGTCGGCCGCGTCGTTCCTCGGCATCGCGGGTGCGATCGCCGTGCACGGCTACGACGGGTTCCTCTACTCGATCGGCTTCCTGGTCGCCTGGCTGGTCGACCTGCTGCTCATCGCCGAGCTGCTGCGCAACACCGGCCGCTTCACCATGGGCGACGTGCTGAGCTTCCGGATGAAGCAGCGCCCGGTGCGCGCCGCCGCCGCGACGTCGACACTGGTCATCTCGCTGTTCTACATGCTGGCCCAGATGGCGGGCGCCGGCGGTCTGATCGCGCTGCTGCTGAACATCCACGGCGGGCTCGGCCAGGCGCTGATCATCGCCGTGGTCGGCATCGTCATGGTGCTGTACGTGCTGGTCGGCGGCATGAAGGGCACCACGTACGTCCAGATCATCAAGGCCAGCATCCTGATCCTGTCCGCGGTGCTGATGACCGTGTTCCTGTTCGGCAAGTTCGGCTTCAGCCTGTCGAACCTGCTCTCGCAGGCGGCCTACCACAGCCCGATGGGCGGGAAGCTGCTCGAGCCGGGCGGTCAGTACGGCGCGAACGGCACCACCAAGCTGGACTTCGTGTCGCTGGCCGTCGCGCTGATCCTGGGCGCCGCCGCGCTGCCGCACGTGCTGATGCGCTTCTACACGGTGCCGAACTCGCACGAGGCGCGCCGCTCGGTCGTGTGGGCCACCGCCTGCATGTTCGTGTTCTACCTGTGCACCCTGGTCATCGGCTTCGGCGCGGCCGCGCTGGTCGGCACCGACCAGATCAAGGCCGCGCCCGGTGGCGAGAACTCCGCGGCGCCGCTGCTGGCGCTGCACATCGGCGGCACCCTGCTGCTGGGCATCATCGCGGCGGTCGCGTTCGCCACGATCCTGGCGGTGGTGGCCGGCCTGACGCTGACCGCCTCGGCGTCCTTCGCCCACGACGTGTACGCCAACATCTTCAAGCGCGGCCACGCCGACCCGGTCGACGAGGTGCGGGTGGCGCGTTTCACCGCGATCGGGATCGGCGTGCTGGCGATCATCGGCGGCATCCTGGCCAACGGCCAGAACATCGCGTTCCTGGTCGCGCTGGCGTTCGCGGTCGCGGCCTCGGCGAACCTGTCGACGCTGCTGTACTCCCTGTTCTGGAAGCGGTTCAACACCACCGGCACACTGTGGGCCATCTACGGCGGCCTCGGCGCGTGCCTGGTGCTGGTGATCTTCTCGCCGGTGGTGTCGGGTTCGCCGGACTCGATCATCAAGGGCGTGGACTTCCACTGGTTCCCGCTGAAGAACCCGGGCCTGGTGTCGATCCCGTTCTCGTTCCTGTGCGGCTTCCTCGGCACGATCCTGTCCAAGGACAAGGCCGACCCGCGCAAGCACGCCGAGATGGAGGTCCGTTCGCTGACCGGGATCGGCTCCTGA
- a CDS encoding spermidine synthase, which yields MSRQIVEPLGPGLSRVWDVSEVLFDEHTGFQRLLIGRTAQGVSLFCDDERQSTEASQLVYHEALMVPAMLLAARLRRVLIIGSSEGVASQLAVAFGAEQVDHVDIDRVAVRACAELLPYGYTLGELDAAERGEGPVRVHYQDGFSFVESSPGGYDLVVIDLPDENTDPAAQHNRLYGADFLRQCAGLLTPGGVVCCQGGCPTLWRNDTLRVAWARFREVFATPVYFGSDEHEWAFLSGRTDEVADPVGEMVARLDGFRPATMDADTLRGSTVVPYSLRACDRPERGA from the coding sequence ATGTCACGGCAGATCGTTGAGCCCCTCGGCCCCGGGTTGTCGCGGGTGTGGGACGTGTCCGAGGTGCTGTTCGACGAGCACACCGGCTTCCAGCGGCTGCTGATCGGCCGCACCGCGCAGGGCGTGTCCCTGTTCTGCGACGACGAGCGGCAGAGCACCGAGGCGAGCCAGCTCGTCTATCACGAGGCGCTGATGGTCCCGGCGATGCTGCTGGCCGCCCGGTTGCGCCGGGTGCTGATCATCGGGTCGAGCGAGGGTGTGGCCAGCCAGCTGGCCGTGGCGTTCGGCGCCGAGCAGGTGGACCACGTCGACATCGACCGGGTCGCGGTGCGGGCGTGCGCGGAGCTGCTCCCCTACGGCTACACGCTCGGCGAGCTGGACGCCGCCGAACGCGGCGAGGGGCCGGTCCGGGTGCACTACCAGGACGGGTTCTCGTTCGTGGAGTCGTCGCCGGGCGGGTACGACCTCGTGGTGATCGACCTGCCGGACGAGAACACCGATCCGGCGGCGCAGCACAACCGGCTCTACGGCGCGGACTTCCTGCGGCAGTGCGCCGGGTTGCTCACGCCCGGCGGGGTCGTGTGCTGCCAGGGCGGCTGCCCGACGTTGTGGCGCAACGACACGCTGCGGGTGGCGTGGGCGCGGTTCCGGGAGGTCTTCGCCACCCCGGTGTACTTCGGCTCGGACGAGCACGAGTGGGCGTTCCTGTCCGGCCGGACCGACGAGGTGGCCGACCCGGTGGGCGAGATGGTCGCCCGGCTGGACGGCTTCCGGCCGGCGACCATGGACGCGGACACCCTGCGCGGGTCGACCGTCGTGCCCTACTCGCTCAGAGCTTGCGACCGGCCTGAACGCGGTGCGTGA
- a CDS encoding type III PLP-dependent enzyme, whose product MSVERIRRFLSEAGPGTPCLVVDTDTVAERVRELVREFPHARLRYAVKANPEPAVLRAVLGAGGGFDVASPAEIEACLAAGAEPAALSYGNTIKKPADIAFAWARGVRDFTTDAPGDLAALAEHAPGAAVSVRILVDGPASATPFGQKFGCEPEQAADLLAEADRLGLDAAGIAFHVGSQQPDPAAWEAGVAAAAKIFADCAARGVRLRRLNIGGGFGITYREAVPSLAGYARAIRAAVAAYFPDEPEVLFEPGRAVVAEAGLIRTEVVLVATRFGRRWVYLDVGRYNGLAETENEAIPYRLEPVDRDGERGPVVLAGPTCDGDDVLYQRTPYELPLSLRAGDRIDILDAGAYTASYSSVAFNGIPPLRTYCLEGGALADGA is encoded by the coding sequence GTGAGTGTTGAGCGGATCAGGCGGTTCCTGAGCGAAGCCGGCCCCGGCACGCCGTGCCTGGTCGTGGACACCGACACGGTCGCCGAGCGCGTGCGGGAGCTCGTCCGCGAGTTCCCGCACGCGCGTCTGCGTTACGCGGTCAAGGCCAACCCCGAGCCCGCCGTGCTGCGGGCCGTGCTCGGCGCGGGCGGCGGGTTCGACGTCGCGAGCCCGGCGGAGATCGAGGCGTGCCTGGCGGCCGGCGCGGAGCCGGCGGCGCTGTCCTACGGGAACACGATCAAGAAGCCGGCCGACATCGCGTTCGCGTGGGCGCGCGGGGTGCGTGACTTCACCACCGACGCCCCCGGGGACCTGGCCGCACTGGCCGAGCACGCGCCGGGCGCGGCGGTGTCGGTGCGGATACTGGTGGACGGCCCGGCTTCGGCCACGCCGTTCGGCCAGAAGTTCGGCTGCGAGCCCGAACAGGCCGCGGACCTGCTCGCCGAGGCGGACCGGCTGGGCCTGGACGCGGCCGGGATCGCGTTCCACGTCGGCTCGCAGCAGCCGGACCCCGCGGCGTGGGAGGCCGGTGTCGCCGCGGCCGCCAAGATCTTCGCCGACTGCGCGGCCCGCGGGGTGCGGCTGCGGCGGCTGAACATCGGCGGCGGGTTCGGCATCACCTACCGCGAGGCCGTGCCGTCGCTCGCCGGGTACGCGCGGGCGATCCGGGCCGCCGTGGCCGCGTACTTCCCGGACGAGCCGGAGGTGCTGTTCGAACCCGGCCGGGCCGTGGTCGCCGAGGCCGGGCTGATCCGCACCGAGGTCGTGCTGGTGGCCACCCGGTTCGGGCGGCGCTGGGTCTACCTCGACGTCGGCCGGTACAACGGCCTCGCCGAGACCGAGAACGAGGCCATCCCCTACCGGCTGGAGCCGGTGGACCGCGACGGTGAGCGGGGTCCCGTCGTGCTCGCCGGGCCGACGTGCGACGGTGACGACGTGCTGTACCAACGGACCCCGTACGAGCTGCCGCTGTCGCTGCGCGCCGGTGACCGGATCGACATCCTCGACGCCGGCGCCTACACGGCGAGCTACTCGTCGGTGGCGTTCAACGGGATCCCGCCCCTGCGCACCTACTGCCTGGAAGGAGGCGCGCTCGCCGATGGCGCGTGA
- a CDS encoding DUF3817 domain-containing protein, translating into MVDTEEREGAAAAKAAPALRGPLLRYRVLAYVTGVALLLLTVAFILKYAFDSPGMMSWAGVSHGVFYMVYLVFAVDLALKARWSIKGTILVLLAGTIPFLSFVAERAVTHRVQAGRKL; encoded by the coding sequence ATGGTGGACACCGAAGAACGCGAAGGCGCCGCGGCCGCGAAGGCCGCGCCGGCCCTGCGGGGGCCGCTGCTGCGCTACCGCGTGCTGGCCTACGTCACCGGTGTCGCGCTGCTGCTGCTGACGGTGGCGTTCATCCTGAAGTACGCGTTCGACTCACCCGGGATGATGAGCTGGGCCGGCGTCAGCCACGGCGTCTTCTACATGGTCTACCTGGTGTTCGCGGTCGACCTGGCGCTCAAGGCGCGGTGGTCGATCAAGGGCACGATCCTGGTGCTGCTCGCGGGCACCATCCCGTTCCTGTCGTTCGTCGCGGAGCGCGCGGTCACGCACCGCGTTCAGGCCGGTCGCAAGCTCTGA
- a CDS encoding DUF485 domain-containing protein: protein MQNVARTAARNPVEDTGQMRPLFGSSPTTPEPPGPRRRTGPDFVAIQRSEEFSALRSRFRRFVFPMSLAFVLWYLVYVLLAAYAHGFMSIKVFGEVNVGIVLGILQFVSTAAITAAYLRFARRRIDPEVDEVRRQAGVQ, encoded by the coding sequence ATGCAGAACGTCGCCCGCACCGCTGCGCGCAACCCCGTGGAGGACACGGGACAGATGCGGCCGCTGTTCGGCAGCAGCCCGACCACCCCCGAGCCGCCCGGCCCGCGCCGCCGGACGGGCCCCGACTTCGTCGCGATCCAGCGCAGCGAAGAGTTCAGCGCGCTGCGCAGCCGGTTCCGCCGCTTCGTGTTCCCGATGAGCCTGGCGTTCGTGCTCTGGTACCTGGTCTACGTGCTGCTCGCCGCGTACGCGCACGGCTTCATGAGCATCAAGGTGTTCGGCGAGGTCAACGTCGGGATCGTCCTCGGGATCCTCCAGTTCGTCTCGACCGCCGCGATCACGGCCGCCTACCTGCGGTTCGCGCGGCGCCGGATCGACCCCGAGGTGGACGAGGTCCGCCGCCAGGCAGGAGTGCAGTGA
- the speD gene encoding adenosylmethionine decarboxylase, translated as MAREIGAFAGRHVLAELRGIAPRLLDDPVFLREALRSAVTEAGATVREVVGHRFEPQGVTVLALLAESHASVHTYPEIGAVFADVFTCGDQADPVLAVRLLSAALDAADVEMSVVERGEKHVTADR; from the coding sequence ATGGCGCGTGAGATCGGCGCGTTCGCCGGACGGCACGTCCTCGCCGAGCTGCGGGGTATCGCACCTCGGCTGCTGGATGATCCGGTGTTCCTGCGCGAGGCGTTGCGGTCCGCGGTGACCGAGGCCGGGGCGACGGTCCGCGAGGTGGTCGGCCACCGGTTCGAGCCGCAGGGCGTGACGGTGCTGGCGCTGCTGGCCGAGTCGCACGCCTCGGTGCACACCTACCCGGAGATCGGCGCGGTGTTCGCGGACGTGTTCACCTGCGGGGACCAGGCGGACCCGGTGCTCGCGGTGCGCCTGCTGTCCGCCGCGCTGGACGCCGCGGACGTGGAGATGTCGGTCGTCGAGCGCGGGGAGAAGCATGTCACGGCAGATCGTTGA